A segment of the Capsicum annuum cultivar UCD-10X-F1 unplaced genomic scaffold, UCD10Xv1.1 ctg80848, whole genome shotgun sequence genome:
aattgaactttttttttctGCTTTATGCATCCAGTATCCGAAACCCATCCTACTGATGCGGATTCATGCCGTGTACGGCCCCACCGAAAGGGAGAAGCTCTTCCTATATGGAGTTCCTCCAATCCCCTAGGTCGAACCCAAGACCTCTGGTTAAGAGTGGAAGTATATTATCCTTCCACACTTTTTGGTGCTTCAATCAGAAAACATACGCACGCCGCACGCTCTCATCTAACCATGACACTAATTATCATCATGATCCGGTTCAGGGACATCATCGAAGAAACGTCCGAAATCATAATTGTCCATTTCCTTAGGGATGTCTCCAAAGTCGGCCCAACGATCCAATGGTTGCATCATGTTCAATCCTGGTTCACCAGTTACATCGGACACTCTGCGGTTCCCGTAACTGGACTGCTTATCAACAACATTGATACCTGCATCTGCATCTGCACATGCAGGGTGTTCATTCTCCTCCACGTAAATATTGCTTGGATTTTCGTCCATCTGCGAATCAGCTCTGAATTGTTCCGTCCCAGCTGGCGTATTGTCATGGCTAATTACCTCCATGTTTCTTGCGATTACCGAATCCAACTCCATCAACGGTTGCACTCGTTGTACAGCTCCGCGTTCAGTCGTCTCTTCTGGCATTATATGTTGGCTCTTTTCCATACTAGCCACCTCTAGGTTGCTTGGACCGGAAGAATGTTGCGTTTCTTGGTCATCTGACGGTTGCACTTCTTGGTCAGCTCCTCCTGCAGGGTATTCATTTCCCTCTATGTGCCACAGCCGATCAAGTGTGGAACTGGATTCTCCTATTCTCATCCTCTTGTGCCTCGCAGCTTCACCATTTTCAAAGCGATGCAGAGTTGAAGGCGCAATAAGTATAGGGGAACCGTAGAATTTTTTGTGATAAGTTTTCACAGTGCTCACTGAAGCTGCATGCAAAAAGGAAATTAATATAATAGGAGTATTTGAAACATGCATACAcctccaaatatatatatatatatatatatgcatggctTTGAGAAAGTATATAATGTTGGTAAGCATACAATTTTGTTTAAACAAAATTCTAACATATAAAATATCCTTAATTACGTACCTCCTATGATGGTCGCCATCCATTCATCTCTTGCAGTCGCATTAAGCTCCTTGTGCACAGCTTCATACGCCATTATGAATCCATCTGGATTCATATTTATCCCTTTCCCTTGACTTTTTCTACCTCCTTCATTTCCCATGCCAGAAAGGTCCACATCTCCCATCACCATGTCAGAAAGGTTCACATCTCCCGTCACTTGATTATGCGGTACAACATCAATAACGAAGGCGACAGAATGATCAGGCTTCCAATTAGTGATAAACAATTCTATCACTTGCTCATCTTGTATCGATCGGCTTTGGACCTCTTTGTTTTTGCTTATTCACGGAGTAGAGATGATAATTACTTCCAGCAATATCATCCCTTTTAAACATTTTTATTATTGACCTCCGCATTGCTTCAATTGTAAATGGGGGTTCAAAAGGGAAGATCCAGATGATCCTAGGTTTTTCAGACCTTGCGCTAACAATTCGAGTTTGCCGGAAGAAGCTGAACCAATGGTGAATTACCTACAAACTGTGCACCACGAAAAGTTTGAGATGGTATAATAgcttaaaatacatatgatacCTATGTAATGTGTTGTatcatgttttgatgatgactaGTTGATATTGAACTATTGGAGGACTATGTATTAACGGTGCTGCAACCCCCACGTTTTAACTTAATGAACCACTAGTATAATTACTAGTAGGTAATACTAATTAGTCAATGCTACCTACCACTGTGGGTTCTCGCAAAATGCTTGTTCGGCCCATTATGATTCTGTGTAGCTTCTTGGATTTGATAGTCTAAGTATACCACCTTTTTTCCTTTGTTTGCTGACCTCTCCAACAAATTTGGTTGATCATGTGCTGCAAACGACGACCCCAGTTCCTGATTCAAAAATTTGAAAGGCATCACTTATAGCATTAAAGAAACTATCTAAAACATGAAAGTCCAATATATATGATCttctagaaagaaagaaatgcaaTCTGGTGCATAATCGCAAAGACATACATACCGACTGAAAAAAATGTCCACCGTTGTTTGACGTTCTCAAGCCAAATTTCTGCAAAAGGAGTGTCAATTAACTTTAGAAACCCTTCATTTATGAAGTGATCTAAAAGTTGAAACTATTAGAGAAAGCATATTTGTATTAGTCAAATGTTTTCTCAATACGCTCCATCACGTGTTGGCCTAACTATTACTTATAATAATACAGAATATAATTTGGGCAAATTTCCTCGGACGATTTTTACCCCACATACAGTTCGAAAGATACTAGTTCAAGTGCATTATTTTACTTCTTCCAAAAGTatagtttaagaaaataataaaaagactaCTAAACTTTTGGAGGGGCCttttataataacaataacaacatatacaTTGTAATCTCAAGTGTAATAAAAAGGGAGGGAAAGGTAGTCGGGCTCGGGTTGAGGTTGAAAGTTGAGGCTCTCATCCTGGATTTCAAGTCAGGATCGGGTCAAAGTTGGGTCTTGGATCTTGAGCTAGGTTGGATCAGGCGGGTTGGGGGTAGTAATCAAACCTCAAGGCTTGAGTCGTGGTGGATGGAAGAGGAGGGATGAACTTGACTAATGGTGTGGaccatttgaaaaaaattaagtcaaaTTCGGTGGGTC
Coding sequences within it:
- the LOC124895246 gene encoding uncharacterized protein LOC124895246 codes for the protein MVMGDVDLSGMGNEGGRKSQGKGINMNPDGFIMAYEAVHKELNATARDEWMATIIGASVSTVKTYHKKFYGSPILIAPSTLHRFENGEAARHKRMRIGESSSTLDRLWHIEGNEYPAGGADQEVQPSDDQETQHSSGPSNLEVASMEKSQHIMPEETTERGAVQRVQPLMELDSVIARNMEVISHDNTPAGTEQFRADSQMDENPSNIYVEENEHPACADADAGINVVDKQSSYGNRRVSDVTGEPGLNMMQPLDRWADFGDIPKEMDNYDFGRFFDDVPEPDHDDN